Genomic segment of bacterium:
GGACCGCGATGCAACGCTATCTCGGAATCGACAGCCATTCGAAGAGCTCGACGATCTATGTAATGAGCGCGGCCGGCAAGAAGGTCCGACAGGATGTTGTCGAGACCAACGGCCAGGCGCTGATCGGCCATCTCGCACAGATTCCCGGGCAGCTGCATGTCTGCCTCGAGGAGGGCGAGTGGAGCGCCTGGCTCCACGAGATCCTCGAGCCACATGTTGCCGAACTCGTCGTCGAGCAGCCGCAGTCGAAGGCCGGATCGAAGAGCGACGCGATCGACGCACGCGCTCTCGCAGAGCATCTGCGCACGGGGCAGATCAAGACCGAGGTCTACAAGGCGCCTCGGCGCTTCACCAAGTTGCGCGAGCTGGCGCGGACCTACGACATGCTGACCGAAGACGCAGGCCGGGCGAAGAACCGGCTGCGCAGCGCCTATCGGAGGCGCGCAGTGTTCTACCCGGGGCATGGTCTCGCGGAGCAGGCGGAGGGGCTTCCCGAGCTCCCGGTCTGGATGCGCCAGTCGGTCGAAGCGCTCGGGCTCGAGCTGGCCTCGATCGAGGAGCTGCGGGGCGAGATCGAGAAAGCGATGATCGCCGAGTCCCGTCGGCATCCGATCTCTCGCATCCTCAGGACCG
This window contains:
- a CDS encoding IS110 family transposase, yielding MQRYLGIDSHSKSSTIYVMSAAGKKVRQDVVETNGQALIGHLAQIPGQLHVCLEEGEWSAWLHEILEPHVAELVVEQPQSKAGSKSDAIDARALAEHLRTGQIKTEVYKAPRRFTKLRELARTYDMLTEDAGRAKNRLRSAYRRRAVFYPGHGLAEQAEGLPELPVWMRQSVEALGLELASIEELRGEIEKAMIAESRRHPISRILRTAPGLGPIRVAQLLPIVITPHRFRTKRQFWSYCGLGIVTRTSSDWVRVGRQWVRAPVQQTRGLNRDCNRTLKGIFKGAAVTVTRFKMEPLWTDYVRLTENGTRPNLARLTVARKLAAAVLVMWKKKERYDPKH